Sequence from the bacterium genome:
TTGGGATTACTATTTTAAACTTCTCCTTCTGCTCCTGTTTTTTTAGGCGTGTACGCGGCTAATTCGTTATTCAGCATCAGAAGACCTTGGCCTTCTCCTTTGACCAATTTTACTTTATACAGTAATTTTTCTGCCGTCGCTTCTTCTTCTACTTGTTCATCCACAAACCATTTTAAAAAGCTGATCACGGCATGATCATTTTCTTTGATGGCGGTATCCATCAAGTCGTCAATGCATTTGGAAATATGCTGTTCATGCTTGAGCGCCATTTCAAAAGGTTCAATGACTGACTTAAATTCGCTTTTCGGTGCGTCGATGGCATGCAGCTTGACGCGTCCGCCTTTCTCGACTAAAAATTTAAACAATTTCATCGCGTGCACGTTCTCTTCTTTGGTCTGAACGTAGAAAAAATGGGCCATTCCGTCCAGATTTTCCGCATCAAAATATGCCGCCATCGACAGGTAAAGATATTCGGAATAAAATTCGTTGTTGATCTGTTTGTTGATTGCTTCTTGTAATTTTTTGGAAATCATCGCATAAACTCCTTCGGTTGTT
This genomic interval carries:
- a CDS encoding ferritin; this translates as MISKKLQEAINKQINNEFYSEYLYLSMAAYFDAENLDGMAHFFYVQTKEENVHAMKLFKFLVEKGGRVKLHAIDAPKSEFKSVIEPFEMALKHEQHISKCIDDLMDTAIKENDHAVISFLKWFVDEQVEEEATAEKLLYKVKLVKGEGQGLLMLNNELAAYTPKKTGAEGEV